Proteins from a single region of Equus quagga isolate Etosha38 unplaced genomic scaffold, UCLA_HA_Equagga_1.0 52691_RagTag, whole genome shotgun sequence:
- the LOC124233949 gene encoding olfactory receptor 5W2-like has product MMVVENCTVITDFIFLGLSDRQDVQQGLFVLFLLVYGITVIANLGMILLIKMDSSLHIPMYYFLSNLSFCDVCYSTTVSPKMLVDFLSEQKRIPYSFCAIQMYFWGVFADVECLMLAVMAYDRYVAICNPLLYTIAMSRRVCTQLVSIVYIEGLIDSTVFTCCIFQLSFCNSNIINHFFCDIPPLLALSTSDTTVNEIVLFTFSTCVVGCSIVTVLLSYIYIITTILRMNSAEGRYKAFSTCASHLTAVAVFHGTLLFMYVRPSSSYSMDTDKMASVFYTVVIPMLNPLIYSLRNKDVKGALKKAISTKLSPG; this is encoded by the coding sequence ATGATGGTTGTTGAGAACTGCACCGTGATTACTGACTTCATTTTCCTAGGACTTTCTGACAGGCAGGATGTGCAGCAGGGTCTCTTTGTACTCTTTCTGCTGGTTTATGGCATAACTGTGATTGCCAATCTAGGGATGATCCTGCTGATCAAAATGGACTCCAGTCTCCACATACCCATGTATTATTTCTTGAGCAATCTGTCTTTCTGTGATGTCTGCTACTCCACCACTGTTTCTCCAAAGATGTTGGTTGATTTCTTATCTGAGCAAAAGAGGATTCCATATAGTTTCTGTGCCATCCAGATGTATTTTTGGGGTGTCTTTGCGGATGTGGAATGTCTTATGTTGGCTGTCATGGCATATGACCGTTATGTAGCTATTTGCAATCCACTTCTTTATACAATCGCGATGTCCAGGAGAGTCTGTACCCAGCTAGTGTCCATTGTGTACATTGAAGGTTTGATTGATTCCACAGTCTTCACCTGTTGCATATTTCAGCTGTCATTCTGCAATTCCAATATCATCAATCACTTTTTCTGTGATATCCCACCCTTACTAGCCCTGTCCACCTCAGATACAACCGTCAATGAAATAGTGTTGTTCACTTTCAGTACCTGTGTCGTAGGTTGCAGCATTGTCACTGTCCTCCTCTCCTACATCTACATAATAACTACCATCCTTAGAATGAACTCAGCCGAGGGAAGATACAAAGCCTTCTCTACATGTGCCTCCCACCTGACTGCTGTGGCTGTATTTCATGGCACACTCCTCTTTATGTATGTGCGACCCAGCTCGAGTTACTCTATGGACACGGATAAAATGGCCTCCGTTTTCTACACAGTTGTCATCCCTATGTTAAATCCACTGATCTACAGCTTAAGGAATAAGGATGTGAAAGGTGCCTTGAAAAAAGCAATTAGCACTAAATTATCTCCTGGGTGA